The DNA segment TTCGACCACGGACCCCTGTTTCCCACCCGAAGCCATCACAGGTACCATATTCAATGATGCCAATGGAAATGGCCTACAGGACGCCGGGGAAACGGCCTTCTTGAGTGGTGTGGCCGAAGCGCAGCCGGGCAACAACCTGAGCGGTGTGGATGTGAACGGGAGCTTTGGCATACCGGTAGAACCCGGGAGCTACACAGTACAAGGGCAAGGTGTTCTGTACCATACGATAACGACACCAGCGCACAACGTAACGATCACCGCTGGCATGTCCGCTACGGACAAGCACATCGGGTACCAAGCAATACCGGGCATCTATGACCTGGTGGCTGAATTGACCGCAGGCGTAACGCGCCCCGGCTTCGATAACAACGTGTACTTTAGCGTATCGAACATCGGTACCGAAGCAAGTACCGCCACGATCAACTTTGATTTTGATACGGATCAGAACTGGGTGAGCGCCACTGTCGCACCGAACGCGCAGGTCGGAAACAACGCCACGTGGAGCATCGCGATGGATCCGGGTGATACATGGACTGCCCGAGTAACACTGAACACGCCGGCCAGCGTGGCCTTGGGCACTGGGATCCAGCACCAACTCACGGCAACACCCGATGCGCCGGATACCACGCCTGCCGATAACATGGCCACGTGGACCAGGACCGTGGTCGGTTCCTATGACCCGAACGACAAAGTGAGTTCGGTGTCGTCGCTCACACCGACCGAGGCGCAGAACGGCGCTTGGATCGATTACACCATTCGCTTCCAGAACACGGGTACGTTCATGGCCGAGAACGTGTTGATCACCGATACGCTTCCGCCGGGCTTGCAGGCCAATACCTTCAGGTACGTGGCATCGTCGCACAGCAACTTCTGGTATATGGAAGCTGGCGTGCTGCATGTGCGCTACGACCACATCCAACTGCCGCATATCAACGCGAATGAACCGGCAAGCCACGGTTTCATCAAATTCCGCATCAAGGCCAATACCGCGCTAATAGTGGGAGAAGAGATCGAGAATGTCGCCAACATCTATTTCGATTTCAACGCGCCGATCATCACCGATCCAAGTGTGATAACAATTGCTTCACCCGGTATTGCCATTTCCCCAAAGGTGATGCTTGGTGGACCATACGTTCAAGCAACTCAATTGATGTCTGATGGTTTGCGGAGCGGTGGTCTTATCCCACTTACAGAACCCTATACTGCACAGGGATATTCCCATGTGAACGGTGGCGGCGGAGAAACAACAACCTCTGCAGCACTAGCTGTAACGGGCAACAATGCCATTGTAGATTGGGTAGTGGTAGAGCTACGCAGTACAACTGCACCGTACGGGGTGTTAGCTACACGAAGTGCCTTGGTACAACGCGATGGCGATGTTGTGGCAGCTTTAGGATCATCAGGGCTCAGCAACAATTCCTTTAGATC comes from the Flavobacteriales bacterium genome and includes:
- a CDS encoding leucine-rich repeat domain-containing protein, with translation MNMWNGILGLGFLCFFGSAIHAQYTIPDPAFAAKLQVLVPNAMNGNVLDENHPNVTSLTSMAVQYSSISNLDGVQFFTGLTTLNCSGNQLGTLPDLPSSMTTLRCESNQLASLPPLPSALTSLYCRSNQISSLPALPNTLTYLDCGSNQLSSLPTLPNTLSQLDCGNNQLNSLPTLPNSLFSLVCSNNELTNLPTLPTSLSTLYCRSNQLTSFPTLPNTLAHFYCDHNQLNSLPVLPNDLYNFQCNYNQLTSLPALPNSLWLLGCDHNQLTNLPTLPNNLELIYCSFNQLTSLPTLPNSLFQIQCQYNQLTNLPSLPNSLTSLDIYSNSISALPSLPSTLIELICANNSLSALPQLPNTLEELNCRNNTLTCLPTLSNSLIDLRCSGNSINCLPNVPLGLSPSSNILGFTPVLCSTTDPCFPPEAITGTIFNDANGNGLQDAGETAFLSGVAEAQPGNNLSGVDVNGSFGIPVEPGSYTVQGQGVLYHTITTPAHNVTITAGMSATDKHIGYQAIPGIYDLVAELTAGVTRPGFDNNVYFSVSNIGTEASTATINFDFDTDQNWVSATVAPNAQVGNNATWSIAMDPGDTWTARVTLNTPASVALGTGIQHQLTATPDAPDTTPADNMATWTRTVVGSYDPNDKVSSVSSLTPTEAQNGAWIDYTIRFQNTGTFMAENVLITDTLPPGLQANTFRYVASSHSNFWYMEAGVLHVRYDHIQLPHINANEPASHGFIKFRIKANTALIVGEEIENVANIYFDFNAPIITDPSVITIASPGIAISPKVMLGGPYVQATQLMSDGLRSGGLIPLTEPYTAQGYSHVNGGGGETTTSAALAVTGNNAIVDWVVVELRSTTAPYGVLATRSALVQRDGDVVAALGSSGLSNNSFRST